In a single window of the Fusarium falciforme chromosome 3, complete sequence genome:
- a CDS encoding Nitrilase, with translation MLSPIKVAATQAEPCWNDLKGSVAKTTRLIQEAAGNGAKVIGFPGIFISGYPWTIWANSPVSNAGFMNEYFHNSLEKESEEMEEIKTASFIDETGTIVGHRRKIKPTHVERAYWGDGQAESIKAVVPSSFGNIGGLNCWEHTQPLLRYYQYSQNLDIQVFSWPLCWDPLEGQPWPYHLTPPACNRFSQVMAMEGACFVLVCSQVLTEAGKLAQGWKTSNMLDALVVVSG, from the exons ATGTTATCCCCTATCAAAGTAGCCGCTACCCAGGCCGAGCCATGCTGGAACGACTTGAAAGGCAGCGTTGCCAAAACGACACGGCTGATACAAGAGGCTGCGGGTAATGGTGCCAAGGTCATTGGCTTTCCTGGGATTTTCATCTCAGGATACCCATG GACAATTTGGGCCAACTCACCTGTTAGCAATGCTGGCTTCATGAACGAATATTTTCATAATTCCCTTGAAAAGGAGTCTGAAGAAATGGAAGAGATCAAAACCGCC TCCTTCATTGATGAGACCGGCACTATTGTTGGCCATCGACGGAAAATCAAGCCAACCCACGTGGAGAGGGCATACTGGGGCGACGGCCAAGCAGAGTCCATCAAAGCTGTCGTGCCTTCATCCTTTGGTAACATTGGCGGTTTGAACTGTTGGGAGCACACTCAGCCTCTACTACGCTACTATCAGTACTCTCAAAATCTGGATATCCAGGTGTTCAGCTGGCCCTTGTGCTGGGATCCTCTCGAGGGTCAACCGTGGCCATATCATTTGACCCCTCCGGCCTGCAACAGGTTTTCCCaggtgatggcgatggaagGAGCCTGCTTCGTCCTTGTCTGCTCGCAAGTCCTAACGGAAGCCGGAAAGCTCGCACAAGGCTGGAAAACTTCTAATATGCTCGATGCCCTGGTGGTGGTTTCAGGATGA